In Procambarus clarkii isolate CNS0578487 chromosome 53, FALCON_Pclarkii_2.0, whole genome shotgun sequence, the following proteins share a genomic window:
- the LOC123767084 gene encoding nucleoside hydrolase, producing the protein MAIPKVIIDTDAGLDDALAIFMATEAHKRKEIEIVAFTTVQGNTAVHNVNINVLRTLKTAGLSEIPVYSGATASLVHPWEHPTEPFHGYNGFGDVELPAMPPASSLLKPQHAVWALIELVKKYPNEIVLAALGPLTNLALAIRLDPTLTSHLASIYIMGGNTTGLGNITSSAEFNFRCDPEAARVVLEETLKPIHLTPWEICINGISIPYSVRGKMGQIKSPAAELMNKIEANIIKKKEYTNWITCDQLAVAWLIDDAKKQQSNASSKKVSDTCDEGSEGCLVRSSRSCFATVELNGSLTRGQMAIDHIDDLKRAPNIIIMTSIDEELYQRYLRMAFGGEF; encoded by the exons ATGGCGATACCAAAGGTCATTATTGATACAGATGCTGGTCTTGATGATGCACTGGCAATTTTCATGGCTACAGAAGCACACAAACGCAAAGAGATTGAAATCGTTGCCTTCACCACTGTGCAGGGCAATACTGCAGTTCACAATGTCAATATCAATGTCCTGAGGACGCTGAAGACTGCTGGCTTATCTGAG ATACCAGTGTACAGTGGAGCAACAGCATCTTTAGTTCATCCATGGGAGCATCCAACAGAGCCCTTCCATGGCTACAATGGTTTCGGGGATGTTGAGCTGCCAGCAATGCCACCAGCCTCCTCCCTACTGAAGCCTCAGCATGCTGTATGGGCACTCATTGAATTAGTCAAGAAATATCCAA ATGAGATAGTTTTGGCAGCCCTGGGACCGCTCACAAACTTGGCCCTTGCCATCAGACTTGACCCCACATTGACCTCCCACCTGGCAAGCATCTATATCATGGGTGGTAATACTACAG GTTTAGGCAACATCACATCATCTGCAGAATTTAACTTCCGGTGTGACCCTGAGGCAGCAAGGGTGGTGCTGGAGGAAACACTCAAACCTATCCACCTCACACCTTGGGAGATTTGCATCAATGGTATTTCAATACCATAT TCAGTGCGAGGAAAGATGGGCCAGATCAAGAGCCCTGCAGCAGAGCTCATGAACAAGATTGaagctaatattatcaagaaaaaAGAATATACAAACTGGATCACCTGTGACCAGCTCGCAGTAGCTTGGCTGATTGATGATGCCAAAAAACAACAGTCAAATGCATCCAGCAAAAAGG TTTCAGATACTTGTGATGAAGGAAGTGAAGGTTGCCTTGTCAGATCTTCCAGGAGTTGTTTTGCAACTGTTGAACTTAAT GGTAGTCTGACACGGGGCCAGATGGCAATTGACCATATTGACGACCTGAAGCGAGCACCGAACATCATTATTATGACCAGCATAGATGAAGAGCTCTACCAGCGATATCTTAGAATGGCATTTGGTGGGGAATTTTGA